The following proteins are co-located in the Leptospira weilii genome:
- a CDS encoding STAS domain-containing protein — MIIRSEIREKHIVLSVLEDILMDNSRDFHKEFEESIKTENPEIISFFLGKVKFIDSSGIGIIIKVRNQIREKNGTLNIFGLNKSLNSVFRLSGLDRIVNLYTNEEFLNKYPIFQEFVDQNSK, encoded by the coding sequence ATGATAATCCGAAGCGAGATACGAGAGAAACATATCGTTCTTAGCGTTCTTGAAGACATCCTCATGGATAATTCGCGGGATTTTCACAAAGAATTCGAAGAATCTATAAAAACGGAAAATCCGGAAATCATCAGCTTTTTTTTAGGAAAAGTCAAATTCATCGATTCTTCCGGAATCGGTATTATTATTAAAGTAAGAAATCAAATTCGAGAAAAAAACGGAACTCTAAACATTTTTGGCCTCAATAAGTCCCTGAATTCCGTATTCCGGCTATCGGGACTGGACAGAATCGTGAACCTTTATACCAATGAAGAGTTTCTAAACAAGTATCCGATTTTTCAAGAATTTGTGGATCAAAATTCCAAATGA
- a CDS encoding LA_1326/LA_4305 family lipoprotein: MKYTFKFPYLFFIFLLVQCSWVQERNFFFWPTNSNLIYRSAEVAYFQISPIKVDLFEELVPSRPFIHPSQLTSEQWKALLGNLKYIKKSSLGFFTDHVFSDGELEVVARDLPLVIKSLPENKILVLISKHDDIQSVVSLEELTTALIWGEKDKINVVFGKIKREIVDKNVGLDFSLWTNIKAISLNHVSDGTEISDNGAVQFQTVRNIPNRKWVIFNPEQLDQYKFKPRKRNEIRKLTDENDRPGGLP; encoded by the coding sequence ATGAAATATACATTCAAATTTCCCTATTTGTTTTTCATCTTTTTACTCGTTCAGTGTTCTTGGGTTCAGGAAAGAAATTTTTTCTTTTGGCCCACCAATTCAAACCTGATTTATCGTTCAGCAGAAGTCGCTTATTTTCAGATCAGCCCTATCAAAGTAGATTTATTTGAGGAGCTGGTCCCTTCGAGACCGTTCATTCATCCTTCTCAACTCACCTCTGAACAGTGGAAAGCTCTTCTAGGAAATCTGAAATACATTAAAAAATCGTCTCTCGGCTTTTTTACGGATCATGTTTTTTCCGACGGAGAATTGGAAGTCGTAGCAAGAGATCTCCCTTTAGTGATTAAGTCTCTTCCCGAAAATAAGATTCTTGTTTTGATTTCAAAACACGACGACATTCAATCGGTTGTTTCTTTGGAAGAGTTGACTACCGCCCTGATCTGGGGCGAAAAAGATAAAATCAACGTGGTTTTCGGTAAAATAAAAAGGGAAATCGTGGATAAAAACGTAGGTCTGGATTTTTCTCTTTGGACCAACATCAAAGCGATTTCTCTCAATCACGTTTCCGACGGAACGGAAATTTCGGATAACGGAGCCGTTCAATTTCAAACGGTTCGAAACATTCCGAATCGAAAATGGGTGATTTTTAACCCCGAACAACTGGATCAGTATAAATTTAAACCGAGAAAACGAAACGAAATCCGCAAACTTACCGATGAGAATGATCGCCCCGGTGGCTTACCTTAA